The following are encoded together in the Serratia odorifera genome:
- the rbsK gene encoding ribokinase: protein MDIAVIGSNMVDLISYIDQMPKAGETLEAAEFELGCGGKGANQAVAAARMGADVMMVTRVGDDLFADNTLRNLQRAGIDTRFVKKVPGVSSGVAPIFVDRSTSQNRILIVKGANNHLLPADIDQAADALQQCRLIILQLEIPLETVYAAIDFARRHHIKVILNPAPAARELDIRYACQCEFFIPNETELEILTGMPVDNDDNIRRAGQSLLDQGLRNLIVTLGQRGALWMTDNSCEHVASLPVRALDTSGAGDAFIGCFAQHYIRQNDVLSAMQQAVAYAAYSVTGKGTQRSYPDAAQFHDFISTRQQGV, encoded by the coding sequence ATGGATATTGCAGTAATCGGTTCGAACATGGTGGATTTAATCAGCTATATCGACCAGATGCCAAAGGCCGGAGAAACGCTGGAGGCAGCGGAATTTGAGCTGGGTTGCGGTGGTAAGGGGGCCAACCAGGCGGTAGCGGCCGCCAGGATGGGGGCCGATGTGATGATGGTGACACGGGTAGGGGACGATCTGTTTGCCGATAACACGCTGCGTAACCTGCAACGGGCCGGTATTGATACGCGTTTTGTGAAGAAAGTGCCGGGCGTCAGCAGTGGCGTTGCGCCGATATTTGTCGATCGTTCAACCTCGCAAAACCGTATCTTGATCGTCAAAGGGGCTAATAATCACCTGTTGCCGGCAGATATCGACCAGGCCGCCGATGCCCTGCAACAGTGTCGATTGATCATTTTGCAACTCGAGATTCCACTGGAGACGGTGTATGCGGCGATTGATTTTGCACGGCGACATCACATCAAGGTGATCCTTAATCCAGCCCCCGCAGCGCGCGAGCTGGATATTCGCTACGCCTGCCAATGCGAATTCTTTATCCCCAATGAAACCGAGCTGGAAATTCTTACCGGCATGCCGGTCGACAACGATGACAATATTCGCCGCGCCGGCCAGAGCCTGCTGGATCAAGGCTTGCGCAACCTGATTGTTACTCTTGGACAACGCGGCGCACTGTGGATGACTGACAACAGCTGTGAGCATGTTGCGTCGCTGCCAGTGAGGGCGCTGGATACCAGCGGCGCCGGCGACGCATTTATCGGCTGCTTCGCGCAGCATTATATTCGTCAAAACGATGTCCTGAGCGCCATGCAGCAGGCGGTTGCCTATGCCGCCTATAGCGTCACCGGCAAGGGCACGCAGCGTTCTTATCCTGATGCTGCGCAGTTCCATGACTTTATCTCCACCAGACAACAAGGAGTATAA
- a CDS encoding L-serine ammonia-lyase: MVSVFDIFKIGIGPSSSHTVGPMKAGKQFVDDLIDGGLLEQTRHIVVDVYGSLSLTGKGHHTDIAIIMGLAGNLPHDVDIDSIPGFIRDVEVTARLPIAGGRHQVDFPLASSMNFHHDNLPLHENGMRIRAFAEEQLLHSQTYYSIGGGFIVDEAHFGLPASDARPLPYPYHSARDLQQHCKDTGLSLSGLVMQNELALRSKDQIDAHFAAVWQVMRDGIERGMNTEGLLPGPMKVQRRAAALRRMLVTGDKNNIDPMNVVDWINMFAFAVNEENAAGGRVVTAPTNGACGIIPAVLAYYDRFIRPVNTNSYSRFFLTAGVIGALYKMNASISGAEVGCQGEVGVACSMAAAGLAELMGGSPAQVCIAAEIAMEHHLGLTCDPLAGQVQVPCIERNAISAVKAVNAARMALRRTSEPRVCLDKVIETMYETGKDMNAKYRETSQGGLAIKVVACN, encoded by the coding sequence ATGGTTAGCGTTTTCGATATTTTCAAAATTGGCATTGGTCCATCCAGTTCCCACACCGTCGGTCCGATGAAAGCCGGCAAACAGTTTGTCGACGATTTGATTGACGGCGGGCTACTCGAGCAAACCCGTCATATCGTGGTGGATGTCTATGGGTCGCTGTCGCTGACTGGCAAGGGCCACCATACCGACATTGCGATTATCATGGGGCTGGCGGGCAACCTGCCGCATGACGTGGACATTGACAGCATCCCCGGCTTTATCCGTGACGTAGAAGTCACCGCTCGTCTGCCGATTGCCGGTGGCCGCCATCAGGTGGATTTCCCCTTGGCCAGCAGCATGAATTTCCACCACGACAATCTGCCGCTGCATGAAAACGGCATGCGCATCCGTGCGTTCGCCGAGGAACAGTTGCTGCACAGCCAAACCTATTATTCGATCGGCGGTGGTTTTATCGTTGATGAAGCGCATTTTGGCCTGCCTGCCAGCGATGCACGGCCACTGCCGTACCCGTATCACAGCGCACGCGATCTGCAACAACACTGTAAGGACACCGGCCTGTCACTGTCCGGGCTGGTGATGCAGAACGAACTGGCGCTGCGCAGCAAAGACCAGATCGACGCCCATTTCGCCGCCGTATGGCAGGTAATGCGTGACGGTATCGAGCGCGGTATGAACACGGAAGGACTGCTGCCAGGGCCGATGAAGGTACAGCGCCGCGCCGCCGCGTTGCGCCGCATGCTGGTCACCGGCGACAAAAACAATATCGATCCGATGAACGTGGTGGATTGGATCAATATGTTCGCCTTCGCAGTGAACGAAGAAAATGCCGCCGGCGGACGGGTGGTTACCGCGCCGACCAACGGTGCCTGCGGGATCATTCCGGCGGTGCTGGCGTATTACGATCGGTTCATCCGACCGGTGAATACCAATTCCTACAGCCGCTTCTTCCTGACCGCGGGTGTGATAGGCGCACTGTATAAAATGAACGCCTCCATTTCTGGCGCCGAAGTCGGCTGTCAGGGCGAAGTTGGAGTAGCCTGTTCGATGGCGGCTGCCGGTCTGGCAGAATTGATGGGCGGTAGCCCGGCTCAGGTGTGCATTGCGGCAGAAATCGCCATGGAGCACCATCTGGGGTTGACCTGCGATCCGCTGGCCGGCCAGGTTCAGGTGCCCTGTATCGAACGTAACGCGATTTCCGCCGTGAAGGCGGTCAATGCCGCGCGCATGGCGCTACGCCGTACCAGCGAGCCGCGCGTGTGCCTGGATAAGGTGATCGAAACCATGTATGAAACCGGCAAGGACATGAACGCCAAATATCGCGAAACGTCGCAAGGCGGGCTGGCGATCAAAGTGGTGGCCTGCAACTGA
- a CDS encoding serine hydrolase: protein MMKKNLSSSLKKLTFSVGILCLALPAVQAAAPPAPPQVDAKAFVLMDYNSGKILAEGNPDSRLDPASLTKIMSSYVIGQAIKAGKIKPTDLVTVGKDAWATGNPVLRGSSLMFIKPGDRVPVMELNKGIVIQSGNDASIALADYVAGSQESFVSLMNGYAKHLGLQNTHFLTVHGLDAEGQFSTARDMALLSQALIRDVPDEYALHKEKEFTFNKIRQVNRNRLLWSSNLSVDGIKTGYTSGAGHNLVASATDGPMRLISVVLGAPSDRVRFSESEKLLTWGFRFYETTTPIKADKPFITQRVWFGDVGEVPLGVAKDASITIPKGQMKNLKASYKLNSDSLKAPLAKNQVVGTIDFQLDGKVIDQRPLVAMQEVKEGNFFSRIWDRVMMTLTQWFGSIFG from the coding sequence ATGATGAAAAAAAATTTATCTTCTTCCCTTAAAAAACTGACCTTTAGCGTCGGTATTCTTTGTCTTGCCTTGCCTGCGGTTCAGGCTGCCGCGCCACCGGCTCCGCCACAGGTCGATGCAAAGGCATTTGTATTGATGGACTACAACAGCGGCAAGATCCTGGCGGAAGGCAACCCGGATAGCCGGCTCGATCCAGCCAGTCTGACGAAAATCATGTCCAGCTATGTGATCGGTCAGGCAATCAAGGCCGGCAAGATCAAGCCGACCGATCTGGTTACCGTTGGTAAAGACGCCTGGGCTACCGGCAATCCGGTATTGCGCGGTTCATCGCTGATGTTTATCAAACCGGGCGATCGGGTGCCGGTGATGGAGCTGAACAAAGGTATCGTTATTCAGTCAGGCAACGACGCCAGCATTGCGCTGGCGGACTATGTGGCCGGCAGTCAGGAATCCTTTGTTTCATTGATGAACGGCTATGCCAAGCACCTAGGCCTGCAGAATACGCATTTCCTGACGGTACATGGTCTGGATGCCGAAGGACAATTCAGCACCGCGCGCGACATGGCGCTGCTGAGTCAGGCGCTGATTCGCGACGTGCCGGATGAATACGCGCTGCACAAGGAAAAGGAATTTACCTTCAACAAGATCCGCCAGGTAAACCGCAATCGGCTGCTATGGAGCAGCAATCTGTCGGTTGACGGCATCAAAACTGGCTATACCAGCGGCGCTGGCCACAATCTGGTGGCCTCCGCCACCGATGGCCCGATGCGGCTGATTTCGGTGGTGCTGGGTGCGCCGAGCGATCGCGTGCGTTTTAGCGAGAGCGAAAAGCTGCTGACCTGGGGCTTCCGTTTCTACGAAACCACCACGCCGATCAAGGCAGACAAGCCGTTTATCACCCAGCGGGTGTGGTTTGGCGACGTCGGTGAAGTGCCGTTGGGCGTCGCGAAAGATGCATCGATCACCATTCCGAAAGGGCAGATGAAAAACCTCAAAGCCAGCTATAAGCTCAACAGCGATAGCCTAAAGGCACCGTTGGCCAAGAATCAGGTGGTGGGCACCATCGACTTCCAGCTTGATGGCAAAGTCATCGATCAGCGCCCGCTGGTGGCGATGCAGGAAGTCAAAGAGGGGAACTTCTTCAGCCGGATCTGGGATCGGGTGATGATGACGTTGACCCAGTGGTTCGGCAGTATCTTCGGCTAA
- a CDS encoding HAAAP family serine/threonine permease: MDTTQTGTIASAASGSSSTWRKTDTMWMLGLYGTAIGAGVLFLPINAGIGGLIPLIIMAIIAFPMTFFAHRGLCRFVLSGKNPGEDITEVVEEHFGISAGKLITLLYFFAIYPILLVYSVAITNTVDSFITHQLGMTSPPRAILSLILILGLMTIVRFGEQAIVKTMSILVFPFVAVLMLLALYLIPNWTGAIFENVSLSGSGAGLGHGLIMTLWLAIPVMVFSFNHSPIISAFAVAKREEYGADAEKKCSRILAYAHIMMVLTVMFFVFSCVLSLSPANLAEAKAQNISILSYLANHFHNPMIEYIAPVIAFVAITKSFLGHYLGAREGFNGMVHKSLKSRGKTISTNKLNRITAIFMLVTTWIVATLNPSILGMIETLGGPIIAMLLFLMPMYAIRKVPAMRKYSGHISNAFVVLMGLIAMSAILYTLFS; the protein is encoded by the coding sequence ATGGACACTACTCAGACCGGCACTATTGCCTCTGCGGCTTCGGGTTCCAGCAGTACCTGGCGCAAAACTGACACCATGTGGATGCTGGGCCTGTACGGCACGGCAATTGGCGCCGGTGTGCTATTCCTGCCGATCAACGCCGGCATCGGTGGTTTGATTCCACTGATCATCATGGCGATTATCGCCTTCCCAATGACTTTCTTCGCCCACCGTGGCCTGTGCCGCTTCGTACTGTCCGGCAAAAACCCCGGCGAAGACATCACCGAAGTGGTAGAAGAACACTTTGGCATCAGCGCCGGTAAGCTGATTACCCTGCTGTACTTCTTTGCCATCTATCCGATTCTGCTGGTTTACAGCGTCGCTATCACCAATACCGTCGACAGCTTCATTACCCACCAGTTGGGCATGACGTCGCCGCCGCGCGCCATTCTGTCGTTAATCCTGATCCTCGGGCTGATGACCATCGTGCGCTTTGGCGAACAGGCCATCGTTAAAACCATGAGCATTCTGGTATTCCCGTTTGTCGCGGTACTGATGCTGCTGGCGCTGTATCTGATCCCTAACTGGACCGGCGCCATCTTCGAAAACGTGTCACTGTCTGGCAGCGGTGCCGGTCTGGGCCACGGCCTGATCATGACGCTGTGGCTGGCGATTCCGGTGATGGTGTTCTCGTTCAACCACTCGCCAATCATCTCCGCCTTTGCTGTGGCAAAACGCGAAGAATACGGCGCGGACGCCGAGAAGAAATGTTCACGCATTTTGGCTTACGCACACATCATGATGGTACTGACCGTGATGTTCTTCGTGTTCAGCTGCGTGCTGAGCCTGTCACCGGCCAACCTGGCGGAAGCCAAGGCACAGAACATTTCGATTCTGTCTTACCTGGCAAACCACTTCCATAACCCGATGATTGAATACATCGCGCCGGTAATCGCCTTCGTTGCCATCACCAAATCGTTCCTGGGTCACTACCTTGGCGCCCGTGAAGGCTTTAACGGTATGGTGCATAAATCCCTGAAGAGCCGCGGCAAAACCATCAGCACCAACAAGCTGAACCGCATCACCGCCATCTTCATGCTGGTAACCACCTGGATCGTGGCAACGCTGAACCCAAGCATTCTGGGCATGATTGAAACCCTCGGCGGCCCAATTATCGCCATGCTACTGTTCCTGATGCCGATGTATGCCATTCGCAAAGTGCCTGCCATGCGCAAGTACAGCGGGCATATCAGCAACGCCTTCGTGGTGCTGATGGGTCTGATCGCCATGTCGGCCATCCTGTACACCCTGTTCAGTTGA
- the deoR gene encoding DNA-binding transcriptional repressor DeoR — protein METRREERINRLIQALKRADKIHLKEAAALLGVSEMTIRRDLSAEPAAVVLLGGYVVADPRNNGVTHYFVSDQKAKQVNEKRRIGLLAAPLVNENDTVFFDCGTTTPAIIDAISDDLPFVAVCHSLNTFLALQDKPQCTVILCGGEFKPNNYIFSGVGKHNEMDHICPNLAFISAAGLSLQQGATCFNFDELEMKHRAMAMAQQSILVADHSKFGKVKPACIAPLSQFDRIITDRQPDHAFSEFFDQHGIALRY, from the coding sequence ATGGAAACGCGGCGCGAAGAGCGTATCAACCGACTAATCCAGGCGCTAAAGCGTGCTGACAAGATTCATTTAAAAGAAGCCGCTGCACTACTGGGCGTCTCTGAAATGACCATCCGTCGCGATCTTAGCGCCGAGCCTGCCGCCGTGGTGCTGCTCGGCGGTTATGTGGTAGCCGATCCACGCAACAACGGCGTTACCCACTATTTTGTCTCCGACCAAAAAGCCAAACAGGTCAACGAAAAACGGCGTATCGGGTTGCTTGCCGCGCCGTTGGTCAACGAAAACGACACGGTATTTTTCGACTGCGGTACCACCACCCCGGCAATTATTGACGCTATCTCCGACGATCTGCCGTTTGTTGCCGTCTGCCACTCCTTAAATACTTTCCTGGCATTGCAGGACAAACCACAGTGCACGGTGATCCTGTGCGGTGGCGAATTCAAACCCAATAACTACATCTTCAGCGGCGTCGGCAAACACAACGAGATGGATCATATCTGCCCGAACCTGGCGTTTATCTCCGCCGCTGGCCTCAGCCTGCAACAGGGGGCAACCTGTTTCAACTTTGATGAACTGGAAATGAAACACCGCGCCATGGCGATGGCGCAGCAGTCCATCCTGGTGGCCGACCACAGTAAGTTCGGCAAGGTGAAACCGGCCTGTATCGCGCCACTGAGCCAATTTGACCGCATCATTACCGATCGGCAACCCGACCATGCATTCAGCGAGTTCTTTGACCAGCACGGTATCGCCCTTCGCTATTGA